From Motacilla alba alba isolate MOTALB_02 chromosome 4A, Motacilla_alba_V1.0_pri, whole genome shotgun sequence, one genomic window encodes:
- the CD99L2 gene encoding CD99 antigen-like protein 2 isoform X1 has product MAGRRLLGLLLAFAALLGAGHGDDTDDFSLEDALLDPVTKRPTPKGPRKPAGGTDLDLADFFDTPETTIKPARPTPKPFPRPGKPDNSFWDVIRTTTTKQPKTTRAPPKRNPEKDPMDFDLADALDDKNDRKDPGRPDVRPGEGFSDDDLASIVDGGYSPDKKKGASGNTDNDYSGVAETGTIAGIASGLAMALIGAVTSYISYQQKKFCFSIQQGLNAEYVKGENMEAVVSEEPQVKYSVLETQSAEPPKQDSAKI; this is encoded by the exons GTCATGGGGATGACACAGATGACTTCAGCCTAGAGGATGCCCTGTTGGACCCCGTCACCAAGCGAC CCACTCCCAAGGGCCCCAGAAAGCCggcaggtgggacag ACTTGGATTTGGCTGATTTCTTTGACACGCCCGAGACGACCATCAAGCCAGCCAGGCCGACtcccaaacccttccccagGCCAGGGAAGCCAG ACAACAGCTTTTGGGATGTCATTCGCACCACCACGACCAAGCAGCCAAAAACTACAAGAGCCCCTCCTAAGCGTAACCCAG AAAAGGATCCTATGGATTTTGACTTGGCTGATGCCCTTGATGATAAGAACGATAGGAAAGATCCTGGGAGGCCGGACGTAAGGCCAGGTGAAG GATTTTCAGATGATGACCTGGCCAGCATTGTGGACGGTGGCTACAGCCCAGACAAGAAGAAGG GTGCCAGCGGCAACACCGACAACGACTACAGCGGAG TGGCAGAGACGGGGACAATCGCCGGCATCGCCAGCGGCCTGGCCATGGCGCTCATCGGGGCTGTCACCAGCTACATCTCCTACCAGCAGAAGAAGTTCTGCTTCAGCATCCAGC AGGGACTGAACGCGGAGTatgtgaaaggagaaaacatgGAAGCCGTCGTAAGCGAGGAACCCCAGG tTAAATATTCAGTCCTGGAAACGCAGTCAGCAGAACCACCAAAACAAGACAGTGCGAAGATATAA
- the CD99L2 gene encoding CD99 antigen-like protein 2 isoform X2 yields MAGRRLLGLLLAFAALLGAGHGDDTDDFSLEDALLDPVTKRPTPKGPRKPAGGTDLDLADFFDTPETTIKPARPTPKPFPRPGKPDNSFWDVIRTTTTKQPKTTRAPPKRNPEKDPMDFDLADALDDKNDRKDPGRPDVRPGEGFSDDDLASIVDGGYSPDKKKGASGNTDNDYSGVAETGTIAGIASGLAMALIGAVTSYISYQQKKFCFSIQQGLNAEYVKGENMEAVVSEEPQAFR; encoded by the exons GTCATGGGGATGACACAGATGACTTCAGCCTAGAGGATGCCCTGTTGGACCCCGTCACCAAGCGAC CCACTCCCAAGGGCCCCAGAAAGCCggcaggtgggacag ACTTGGATTTGGCTGATTTCTTTGACACGCCCGAGACGACCATCAAGCCAGCCAGGCCGACtcccaaacccttccccagGCCAGGGAAGCCAG ACAACAGCTTTTGGGATGTCATTCGCACCACCACGACCAAGCAGCCAAAAACTACAAGAGCCCCTCCTAAGCGTAACCCAG AAAAGGATCCTATGGATTTTGACTTGGCTGATGCCCTTGATGATAAGAACGATAGGAAAGATCCTGGGAGGCCGGACGTAAGGCCAGGTGAAG GATTTTCAGATGATGACCTGGCCAGCATTGTGGACGGTGGCTACAGCCCAGACAAGAAGAAGG GTGCCAGCGGCAACACCGACAACGACTACAGCGGAG TGGCAGAGACGGGGACAATCGCCGGCATCGCCAGCGGCCTGGCCATGGCGCTCATCGGGGCTGTCACCAGCTACATCTCCTACCAGCAGAAGAAGTTCTGCTTCAGCATCCAGC AGGGACTGAACGCGGAGTatgtgaaaggagaaaacatgGAAGCCGTCGTAAGCGAGGAACCCCAGG CTTTCAGGTAG